The following proteins are encoded in a genomic region of Nocardioides sp. cx-173:
- a CDS encoding sulfotransferase family protein has product MPRPLFLAGLGRSGTTALTELFDSHPKVAIGMERYKVLVGLEMKGTLTPDHFTRERFFDFSDGLTNIRPDVHPRWHDLYEALDRKWDHAEYVGDKLTHLRIRPILESLPDARFLCIIRDVRDVAASWDRRARNEADPAWAATEGARAALLPWNRALRRVGRMRRSHPQRVAVVEYERLFGDPDGAAAAAALQWLGLEPDPLFDAAFAQAHRRYTQSIAGRERTLSDEDTAYLEQGADLELWGRLRQRSL; this is encoded by the coding sequence CTTCGACAGCCACCCCAAGGTGGCGATCGGGATGGAGCGCTACAAGGTCCTCGTGGGCCTGGAGATGAAGGGCACGCTGACGCCCGACCACTTCACGCGTGAGCGGTTCTTCGACTTCTCCGACGGGCTGACGAACATCCGCCCCGACGTCCACCCCCGCTGGCACGACCTCTACGAGGCACTGGACCGCAAGTGGGACCACGCCGAGTACGTCGGCGACAAGCTGACCCACCTCCGGATCCGTCCGATCCTGGAGTCGCTTCCCGACGCCCGGTTCCTCTGCATCATCCGGGACGTGCGCGACGTGGCGGCCTCCTGGGACCGGCGGGCCCGCAACGAGGCCGACCCGGCCTGGGCGGCCACCGAGGGCGCCCGCGCCGCTCTCCTGCCCTGGAACAGGGCGCTCCGGCGCGTCGGCCGCATGCGGAGGAGCCACCCGCAGCGGGTGGCGGTCGTCGAGTACGAGCGGCTCTTCGGCGACCCGGACGGTGCGGCGGCAGCGGCAGCGCTGCAGTGGCTCGGCCTCGAGCCGGACCCGCTGTTCGACGCGGCCTTTGCCCAGGCGCACCGCCGATACACCCAGTCGATCGCCGGGCGAGAGCGCACCCTCTCGGACGAGGACACGGCCTACCTCGAGCAGGGGGCGGACCTCGAGCTGTGGGGCCGGCTGCGGCAGCGCAGCCTCTGA